The following DNA comes from Chitinophaga nivalis.
CAGTGTATCCAGGCTACCTTTATCTTTCAGGTAGTAATTGAAAAAAGGGACTTCTATATTTTGCTGATACCAGGCAGCTGTATTGGCTGCAAACTGTACATGTCCTAAACGGGTGCCATCGTTAGCCGCCCACTGGCCATGATACCAGGGCCCAATCACCAGCTTGTTAAAATGCGTAGCGCCTTTTTGCTGTTCTATGGCCTTGTACAGGTTCCACGCGCCGTAACAATCCTCTGCATCAAAGAGCCCCCCTACCACCAGTACTGCCGGCGCTATACGCTGTACATGCCTGCGGGCATCCCGTGCCTGCCACCAGTCGTCATAATGCGGATGCGCCACCAGGTCTTTCCAGAAGGCGATACTGTCGCCCGTTAATCGGGTAAAGTTTTTCACGGGGCCGATTTGCAGAAAGGTCTGGTAGTTATCGGCCATCGGAATTTTCAGCGCCGGCACCGGTGGCACCGCTGTGGGCGCCGGATGCGGATAACCAAATCCTTTCATAAAAAAACCAAAACAGTCCATCAGAAACAAGGCGCCGTTGTGATGGAAATCATCTCCCTGAAACCAATCTGTTACCGGCGCCTGCGGACTCACCGCCTTCAATGCCGGATGCCCGCTGAGTGCGGCCATGGTTGCATAGAATCCGGGATAGGAAATCCCGAATACGCCTACCTTTCCATTATTTCCCGGTACGTGGTGCACCAGCCAGTCAATCGTGTCATAGGCATCGCTGGCCTCATCGATGTCGGTACCTTTTTTATCCGGATTAAAGGGCCGTACATTCACAAATGCGCCTTCACTCATCCAGCGGCCGCGTACATCCTGTATAACAATGATATAACCCTCCCGGACATACGCAGACCAATAGCAGTTCCACAGGTCCGGTGTAAAATGGTCTGCTCCGTACGGCGCACAGGAATAAGGAGTACGGGTGAGCAGTACCGGATGCGCCGTGATTGTGTCTTTGGGCCGGTAGATCGTGGTAAATAAACCTACTCCGTCCCGCATGGTGATATACTTTTCTTCCTTCCGGTAGTTTTCTTTTATCCATAAAGAATCCCCGCTTTGCTGCGCATGTGCCGTAAAAAATACGGCCATGCACAGCAAACTAAAAACCAGTCGCTTCATGCTTGCTTTTTTTATGATCTCATTACGATCGTTTTATGGGTTCTGCGGAAAATTGACAGGGTCGTTGTGAATATCAATTTCGCTTTGCGGAATAGCAAACAATAGCCGGTTGGTGGTGAGTACCGGTGTTGCCAAACCATATTCCTGTTGCAGGT
Coding sequences within:
- a CDS encoding CocE/NonD family hydrolase codes for the protein MKRLVFSLLCMAVFFTAHAQQSGDSLWIKENYRKEEKYITMRDGVGLFTTIYRPKDTITAHPVLLTRTPYSCAPYGADHFTPDLWNCYWSAYVREGYIIVIQDVRGRWMSEGAFVNVRPFNPDKKGTDIDEASDAYDTIDWLVHHVPGNNGKVGVFGISYPGFYATMAALSGHPALKAVSPQAPVTDWFQGDDFHHNGALFLMDCFGFFMKGFGYPHPAPTAVPPVPALKIPMADNYQTFLQIGPVKNFTRLTGDSIAFWKDLVAHPHYDDWWQARDARRHVQRIAPAVLVVGGLFDAEDCYGAWNLYKAIEQQKGATHFNKLVIGPWYHGQWAANDGTRLGHVQFAANTAAWYQQNIEVPFFNYYLKDKGSLDTLAEATVFFTGENQWHHFAQWPPAATASKALYLQPGGQLDWHKPVKPVQAFSEYISDPARPVPYTGDVHYVRTRDYMTDDQRFAARRNDVLTFETPPLSAAVTLSGPVLADLLVSISGTDADFVVKLIDVFPDDFRYADAPPPNKTRNAGGPYPMGGYQMLVRGEILRGKFRNSLTVPEAFVPGKVTPVKFRLPDVAHTFQKGHRIMIQIQSSWFPLADRNPQQFLNIYEAKESDFRRSTIRIYHDDRRSSGIILPVLP